Proteins from a single region of Azospira inquinata:
- a CDS encoding TonB family protein has protein sequence MARKQPWEFFRHYLPASLNLTAAITISLAVHALVLAIHFTSPDLSRAFKDRAMEIVLVNSRSSHKPRDTQALAQANLDGGGNTAENRRASTPLPPSPRQQEGTELEQAKQRVQALEAQQRALLTRARSQHQVAPRSAKDTQPDPTPKLSGRDMANNALAMARLEGEVNKNLDDYNKRPRRKFLGTRTSEYRFAQYMEDWRLKVERVGTLNYPDAARGKLYGSLVLSVTINSDGSVEKVELERTSGEKVLDNAALRIVKMAAPYAPFPPDIKRDVDQLVITRTWFFTSGDQLQAR, from the coding sequence ATGGCCCGGAAGCAACCCTGGGAATTTTTCCGCCATTACCTTCCGGCGTCCCTGAATCTGACGGCGGCGATCACCATTTCCCTGGCGGTCCACGCCCTCGTTCTCGCCATCCACTTCACCTCGCCAGACCTGTCCCGGGCCTTCAAGGACCGGGCCATGGAAATTGTCCTGGTGAACAGCCGTTCCAGCCACAAGCCCCGGGACACCCAGGCCCTGGCCCAGGCCAATCTGGACGGGGGCGGCAACACGGCGGAAAACCGCCGGGCCTCCACCCCCTTGCCTCCGTCTCCTCGGCAGCAAGAGGGGACGGAGCTGGAACAGGCCAAGCAGCGGGTCCAGGCTCTGGAAGCCCAGCAGCGGGCCTTGCTGACCCGGGCCCGCAGCCAGCATCAGGTGGCCCCCCGGTCTGCCAAGGATACCCAACCCGATCCCACCCCCAAGCTCTCCGGCCGGGATATGGCCAACAACGCCCTGGCCATGGCCCGTCTGGAAGGGGAGGTGAACAAAAACCTGGACGACTACAACAAGCGCCCCCGGCGTAAGTTCCTGGGCACCCGCACGTCCGAATACCGCTTTGCCCAGTACATGGAAGACTGGCGCCTCAAGGTGGAGCGGGTGGGCACCCTGAATTACCCGGATGCGGCCCGGGGCAAGCTCTACGGCAGCCTGGTGCTGTCCGTTACCATCAATTCGGACGGCAGCGTGGAAAAGGTGGAGCTGGAACGGACTTCCGGGGAAAAGGTGCTGGATAACGCCGCCCTGCGCATCGTCAAAATGGCCGCCCCCTACGCCCCCTTCCCCCCCGATATCAAGCGGGACGTGGATCAGTTGGTGATTACCCGCACCTGGTTCTTTACCAGCGGCGACCAGCTCCAGGCCCGCTAA
- the aroE gene encoding shikimate dehydrogenase, giving the protein MTDRYAVFGNPIAHSKSPFIHGRFAAATGQDLSYEALLAPKDDFPGAVAAFIAAGGKGANVTVPFKEEAFRLCQRRSPRADLAGAVNTLVFRDGEIFGDNTDGAGLVRDLEHNLGLSLAGKRLLLLGAGGAARGVLGPLLAAKPATLVIANRTPAKAADLAARFAHLGAVTGGGYGDIQGAFDVVINATSASLGGDLPPLPAGVFAPGAAAYDMMYGKGDTPFLAFARQQGATLLADGLGMLLEQAAESFFLWRGLRPDTGALRRDMEAA; this is encoded by the coding sequence ATGACCGACCGCTACGCCGTTTTCGGCAATCCCATCGCCCATAGCAAATCCCCCTTCATCCATGGCCGCTTCGCCGCCGCCACCGGCCAGGATCTGAGTTACGAAGCCCTGCTGGCCCCCAAGGACGATTTCCCCGGGGCCGTGGCCGCCTTTATTGCCGCCGGGGGCAAGGGGGCCAATGTGACCGTGCCCTTCAAGGAAGAAGCCTTCCGCCTTTGCCAGCGCCGTTCCCCGCGGGCCGACCTGGCCGGGGCGGTGAATACCCTGGTTTTCCGGGACGGGGAAATTTTCGGGGACAACACGGATGGGGCCGGTCTGGTGCGGGATCTGGAACATAACCTGGGCCTGAGCTTGGCGGGCAAGCGCCTGTTGCTCCTGGGGGCCGGGGGCGCCGCCCGGGGCGTGCTGGGGCCCCTGCTGGCGGCCAAGCCCGCCACCCTGGTAATCGCCAACCGGACGCCGGCCAAGGCCGCCGATCTGGCCGCCCGTTTCGCCCACCTGGGGGCGGTGACCGGGGGCGGCTACGGGGACATCCAGGGCGCCTTCGATGTGGTTATTAACGCCACCTCCGCCAGCCTGGGGGGCGATCTGCCACCCCTGCCCGCCGGGGTTTTCGCCCCCGGGGCGGCGGCCTACGACATGATGTACGGCAAAGGGGACACCCCCTTCCTGGCCTTCGCCCGGCAACAGGGTGCAACCCTGCTGGCGGATGGCCTGGGCATGCTGCTGGAACAGGCGGCGGAATCCTTTTTCCTGTGGCGTGGCCTGCGCCCGGACACCGGTGCCCTGCGCCGGGACATGGAGGCGGCATGA
- the mtgA gene encoding monofunctional biosynthetic peptidoglycan transglycosylase → MRGVWRWTKRGLLALIALGLLYQFWLFGWVLWWNWVNPQTTHFQEIRLAELREKDPEAELKKEWVDYRHISNNLKRGIIAAEDAKFVDHEGFDWEGIQKAIEKDQRKGRIVAGGSTISQQLAKNLFLSASKSPLRKGEEALITLMLEHVMDKQRIFEIYLNVVEWGNGIFGAEAAARHYFGVSANHLSASQAAKLAAMLPNPRYYDQHRNAPGLMRKTAIIQARMPAADLP, encoded by the coding sequence ATGAGGGGCGTCTGGCGCTGGACCAAGCGGGGCCTCTTGGCCCTCATCGCCCTGGGACTGCTCTACCAGTTCTGGCTTTTCGGCTGGGTGCTGTGGTGGAACTGGGTCAATCCCCAGACCACCCATTTCCAGGAAATCCGTCTGGCGGAGCTGCGGGAAAAGGACCCGGAGGCGGAGCTGAAAAAGGAATGGGTGGATTACCGGCACATTTCCAATAACCTGAAGCGGGGCATTATCGCGGCAGAAGACGCCAAGTTCGTCGATCATGAAGGCTTTGACTGGGAAGGCATCCAGAAGGCCATTGAAAAGGATCAGCGCAAGGGCCGCATCGTGGCCGGTGGCTCCACCATTTCCCAGCAGTTGGCGAAAAACCTGTTCCTCAGTGCTTCCAAGAGTCCCCTGCGCAAGGGGGAAGAAGCCCTCATCACCCTGATGCTGGAACATGTGATGGATAAGCAGCGCATTTTCGAGATTTATCTCAACGTGGTGGAGTGGGGTAACGGCATTTTTGGCGCGGAAGCCGCCGCCCGTCATTACTTCGGCGTTTCCGCCAACCATCTGTCCGCCTCCCAGGCCGCCAAGCTGGCCGCCATGCTGCCCAATCCCCGCTATTACGACCAGCACCGCAATGCTCCGGGCCTGATGCGCAAGACCGCCATTATCCAGGCCCGGATGCCCGCCGCCGACCTGCCCTAG
- the mgtE gene encoding magnesium transporter: MSEELRHADAEALQESLTVVQTLLARHKLVEELLRKQDMPRQELVASMVHRQHLTELRQKLEQMHPADVAYVLEALPLEDRLTVWDLVKAERDGEILLEVSDAVRETLIAHMDSEELVAAAETLDADELADLAPDLPHEVIQDVFQALPVEEREQLRSAMSYPEDAVGALMDFDMVTVREDVTLEVVLRYLRRFDELPDHTDQLFVIDREGLLKGVLPFNRLLVNDQDVEVHTIMVSDFIKLHPDDAAEEVAQAFERYDLVSAPVVDSHDKLVGRVTVNTVVDFIREESDSELLAQAGLREEEDIFASVWNSVKNRWTWLAINLVTAFIASRVIGAFEGSIEKLVALAALMPIVAGIGGNSGNQTITMIVRAIALGQIQPESARRLLHKELGVSLINGLVWGGLLGVVAWWLYGSVHLGMVMTAAMTLNLLLAATVGVIIPMTMHRLGRDPAVGSSVMITAVTDSGGFFIFLGLATLFLL, translated from the coding sequence ATGAGCGAAGAACTCCGTCACGCTGATGCCGAAGCCCTGCAGGAAAGCCTGACGGTGGTGCAGACCCTCCTTGCCCGGCACAAGCTGGTGGAGGAACTGTTGCGCAAGCAGGATATGCCCCGTCAGGAGCTGGTGGCCTCCATGGTCCACCGGCAGCACCTCACCGAGCTGCGCCAGAAACTGGAGCAGATGCACCCGGCGGACGTGGCCTATGTGCTGGAAGCCCTGCCCCTGGAAGACCGGCTCACGGTCTGGGACCTGGTCAAGGCCGAGCGGGACGGGGAAATCCTCCTGGAAGTCTCCGATGCGGTGCGGGAAACCCTCATCGCCCACATGGACTCGGAAGAGCTGGTGGCCGCCGCAGAGACTCTGGATGCGGATGAACTGGCCGATTTGGCGCCGGACCTGCCCCATGAGGTGATTCAGGACGTCTTCCAGGCCCTGCCCGTGGAAGAGCGGGAACAGCTCCGTTCCGCCATGTCCTATCCGGAAGACGCCGTGGGCGCCCTGATGGACTTTGACATGGTCACGGTGCGGGAAGACGTGACTCTGGAAGTGGTGCTCCGCTATCTGCGCCGTTTCGACGAACTGCCCGACCACACCGACCAGCTTTTTGTGATTGACCGGGAAGGCCTCCTCAAAGGGGTGCTGCCTTTCAACCGCCTGCTGGTCAATGACCAGGACGTGGAAGTCCATACCATCATGGTCTCCGACTTCATCAAGCTCCATCCGGATGATGCGGCGGAAGAGGTGGCCCAGGCCTTCGAACGTTACGACCTGGTGAGCGCCCCGGTGGTGGACAGCCACGACAAGCTGGTGGGCCGGGTGACCGTGAATACGGTGGTGGACTTCATCCGGGAAGAATCGGACAGCGAATTGCTGGCCCAGGCCGGTTTGCGGGAAGAGGAAGACATTTTCGCCTCGGTCTGGAATTCGGTGAAAAACCGCTGGACCTGGCTGGCCATCAATCTGGTCACCGCCTTCATCGCCTCCCGGGTGATCGGCGCCTTTGAAGGTTCCATCGAAAAACTGGTGGCCCTGGCCGCCCTCATGCCCATCGTCGCCGGTATCGGTGGCAATTCGGGCAATCAGACCATTACCATGATTGTGCGGGCCATCGCCCTGGGCCAGATCCAGCCGGAGAGCGCCCGCCGTCTGCTGCACAAGGAATTAGGGGTATCCCTCATCAACGGCCTGGTATGGGGTGGTTTGCTGGGGGTAGTGGCCTGGTGGCTCTACGGCTCGGTGCACCTGGGCATGGTGATGACGGCCGCCATGACCCTCAATCTGCTTCTGGCGGCCACCGTGGGGGTGATTATTCCCATGACCATGCACCGCCTGGGCCGGGACCCGGCGGTGGGCTCCTCGGTGATGATTACGGCCGTCACCGATTCCGGAGGCTTTTTCATTTTCCTCGGTCTGGCCACCCTGTTCCTGCTCTGA
- a CDS encoding HDOD domain-containing protein — protein sequence MQTIDEQAVGKLLNGITIPPCPSVLAALSREMRKDRINDTTVTRLISKDVALAAGVIKCANSPLFGTTRPLESVAEALRLLGFNNVLSLVINQLLQTALANGDGQPTLERFWDTATYTAGVCAQLARSLPGTKRETAYTFGLFHDCGLPLLMRRFDDYKLTLGLANQDTLRPFTQVEEERHGTNHAVIGYLLGRNWGLPENLTRAILCHHDFAVLETGELPGESCTLIGLGLVAERIVGSFLRINAEEGDWIKGKAIVARYFGLSDMDMDDLVEDVLFKLNSARGAVA from the coding sequence ATGCAAACCATAGACGAACAGGCCGTCGGCAAACTGCTGAACGGCATCACCATTCCCCCCTGCCCCTCCGTCCTGGCTGCCCTGAGCCGGGAAATGCGCAAAGACCGGATTAACGACACCACGGTCACCCGACTCATCAGCAAGGATGTGGCCCTGGCCGCCGGGGTCATCAAGTGCGCCAATTCCCCCCTTTTCGGCACCACCCGGCCCCTGGAATCCGTGGCGGAAGCCCTGCGCCTGCTGGGCTTCAACAATGTACTCAGTCTGGTCATCAACCAGCTGTTGCAAACCGCCCTGGCCAATGGGGACGGCCAGCCTACCCTGGAACGATTTTGGGATACGGCCACCTATACCGCCGGGGTCTGCGCCCAGCTGGCCCGTTCCCTGCCCGGAACCAAGCGGGAAACGGCCTATACCTTCGGCCTGTTTCACGATTGCGGCCTGCCTCTGCTGATGCGCCGCTTTGACGACTACAAGCTGACCCTGGGTCTGGCCAACCAGGACACCCTGCGCCCCTTCACCCAGGTGGAGGAAGAGCGCCACGGCACCAACCACGCGGTTATCGGCTATCTGCTGGGGCGCAACTGGGGCCTGCCGGAAAACCTCACCCGGGCTATTCTCTGCCACCACGATTTCGCCGTGCTGGAAACTGGAGAACTGCCCGGGGAAAGCTGCACCCTGATCGGCCTGGGCCTGGTGGCGGAACGCATTGTGGGCAGCTTCCTGCGGATCAATGCGGAGGAAGGGGACTGGATCAAAGGCAAGGCCATCGTGGCCCGCTACTTTGGCCTGAGCGACATGGACATGGACGATCTGGTGGAAGACGTACTGTTCAAGCTCAACTCGGCCCGGGGAGCGGTCGCCTGA
- a CDS encoding NAD(P)H-dependent flavin oxidoreductase: MPIPPLFQGRLAVPAIAAPMFLVSGPELVLATCRAGVAGTFPALNARPAEQLDDWLDQLNRALGPQDAPYGVNLIVHPSNARLTADLDRVVAHRVPFVITSLGNPAPVVAAVHDYGGLVFSDVIHAKHAQKALAGGADGIICVGAGAGGHAGPQSPFALVREIRQFWDGPLILGGAISDGYGIRAAEALGADLAYLGTRFIATRESRAQAGYKEMLVGATADDIVYTPAISGTPANFLWPSLEKAGYTRESLREGTAPAHAYGGDEAKAWRDVWSAGHGVSGIRDVPPVAELVDRLAREYAQACALPPSPALKA; encoded by the coding sequence ATGCCCATTCCCCCCTTGTTCCAGGGGCGCCTTGCCGTGCCCGCCATTGCCGCCCCCATGTTCCTGGTCTCCGGACCGGAACTGGTCCTGGCCACCTGCCGGGCCGGAGTCGCCGGCACCTTTCCCGCCCTCAATGCCCGTCCCGCCGAACAGCTGGATGACTGGCTGGATCAGCTCAACCGGGCCCTGGGGCCCCAGGACGCCCCCTACGGGGTCAATCTCATCGTCCATCCCTCCAATGCCCGCCTGACGGCGGACCTGGACCGGGTGGTGGCCCACCGGGTGCCCTTCGTCATCACCAGCCTGGGCAATCCGGCCCCGGTGGTGGCGGCGGTCCATGACTACGGCGGCCTGGTCTTCTCCGACGTGATCCATGCCAAACACGCCCAGAAGGCCCTGGCCGGCGGGGCCGACGGCATTATCTGCGTCGGCGCCGGGGCCGGGGGCCACGCCGGGCCCCAGAGCCCCTTTGCCCTGGTACGGGAAATCCGCCAGTTCTGGGACGGCCCCCTGATCCTGGGAGGCGCCATTTCCGACGGCTACGGCATCCGGGCCGCAGAAGCCCTGGGGGCGGACCTGGCCTACCTGGGCACCCGCTTCATCGCCACCCGGGAATCCCGGGCCCAGGCGGGCTACAAGGAAATGCTGGTGGGGGCCACGGCGGACGACATCGTCTACACCCCGGCCATTTCCGGCACCCCGGCCAATTTTCTCTGGCCCAGTCTGGAAAAGGCCGGCTACACCCGGGAAAGCCTTCGGGAAGGCACCGCCCCGGCCCACGCCTACGGGGGGGATGAGGCCAAGGCCTGGCGGGACGTGTGGAGCGCCGGCCACGGCGTTTCCGGCATTCGGGACGTTCCCCCTGTGGCCGAACTGGTGGACCGGCTTGCTCGGGAATACGCCCAGGCCTGCGCCCTACCCCCCTCCCCGGCCCTGAAAGCCTAA
- a CDS encoding C40 family peptidase, which produces MLRNLILFLSIALVLAGCGGLPTGSSPARTGYRTVPHQPPGEKAQEVVLYALGLLDTGYRFGGKNPEAGLDCSGMVSYIYRQAAGLRVEGSAADIARRGHEIPRDSLRPGDLVFFNTLNRPYSHVGIYIGDNRFVHAPNSNGKIRIDSLSSRYFADRFEAARSYLD; this is translated from the coding sequence ATGCTACGAAACCTAATCCTCTTCCTTAGCATTGCTCTGGTCCTGGCCGGCTGCGGTGGTTTGCCCACCGGCAGTAGCCCGGCGCGCACCGGTTATCGCACCGTGCCCCACCAGCCCCCCGGGGAGAAGGCTCAGGAAGTCGTACTCTACGCCCTTGGACTCCTGGACACGGGCTATCGTTTCGGCGGCAAAAACCCGGAGGCGGGCTTGGATTGCAGCGGCATGGTCTCCTACATTTACCGCCAGGCCGCCGGGCTGCGGGTGGAAGGCTCCGCCGCCGACATCGCCCGCCGGGGCCACGAAATTCCCCGGGATTCCCTGCGGCCGGGGGATCTGGTCTTTTTCAACACCCTCAATCGCCCCTATTCCCACGTGGGCATCTATATCGGCGACAACCGGTTCGTGCATGCGCCGAATTCCAATGGCAAAATCCGTATCGACAGTCTGAGCAGCCGCTATTTCGCGGATCGCTTCGAGGCTGCCCGGTCGTACCTCGACTGA
- a CDS encoding NAD-dependent succinate-semialdehyde dehydrogenase: MDLKDLNLLRDCCYLNGQWVGSDDRFPVINPATGAELARVPRLGGAATRQVINDAEKAWPAWRALTARERSAVLRRWYDLILANTEDLARLMTAEQGKPLAEARGEIAYAASFVEWFAEEGKRAYGETIPTVAQDRRLLVLKQPVGVCAAITPWNFPAAMITRKVAPALAAGCTVVVKPAEQTPLSALALAELAHRAGFPPGVFNVITGEAAAIGGELTANPTVRKLSFTGSTEVGRLLMAQCAPTLKKLSLELGGNAPFIVFDDADLDAAVAGAVAAKYRNSGQTCVCANRFLVQDGIYDAFATRLAEAVSQLPVGPGDEPGVAQGPLIDALALDKVERLVADATAKGARVLTGGARHPRGGTFYQPTVLTQVGPGMGVAREEIFGPVAPLFRFHTEAEAIALANATEYGLAAYFYSRDLGRAFRVGEALEYGMVGINTGLISNEVAPFGGIKQSGLGREGSRYGLEEYLEVKYLCLGV, from the coding sequence ATGGACCTCAAGGATCTGAATTTGTTGCGAGATTGTTGTTACCTCAATGGACAATGGGTGGGGAGCGACGACCGCTTTCCCGTTATCAACCCGGCCACCGGAGCCGAACTGGCCCGGGTGCCCCGTTTGGGCGGGGCCGCCACCCGCCAGGTGATCAACGACGCGGAAAAGGCCTGGCCCGCCTGGCGCGCCCTCACCGCCCGGGAGCGGAGCGCCGTGTTGCGCCGCTGGTATGACCTGATCCTGGCCAATACAGAAGATTTGGCCCGCCTCATGACCGCCGAGCAGGGCAAGCCCCTGGCGGAAGCCCGGGGAGAAATCGCCTACGCGGCGTCTTTCGTGGAATGGTTTGCCGAAGAGGGCAAGCGGGCCTACGGGGAAACCATTCCCACCGTGGCCCAGGACCGGCGCCTTCTGGTGTTGAAACAGCCCGTGGGGGTGTGCGCCGCCATTACTCCCTGGAATTTCCCCGCCGCCATGATTACCCGCAAGGTGGCCCCAGCCCTGGCGGCGGGCTGCACGGTGGTGGTCAAACCGGCGGAACAGACGCCCCTGTCTGCCCTGGCCCTGGCGGAACTGGCCCATCGGGCGGGGTTTCCCCCCGGGGTCTTCAATGTCATTACGGGGGAGGCTGCGGCCATCGGCGGGGAACTGACGGCCAATCCCACGGTGCGTAAGCTGTCCTTCACCGGCTCCACGGAGGTGGGGCGGCTGCTCATGGCCCAGTGCGCTCCCACCCTGAAAAAGCTGTCCCTGGAACTGGGGGGCAATGCGCCCTTCATCGTCTTTGATGACGCGGACTTGGACGCCGCCGTGGCCGGGGCGGTGGCGGCCAAATACCGGAATTCGGGCCAGACCTGCGTCTGCGCTAATCGCTTTCTGGTGCAGGACGGGATTTACGATGCCTTTGCCACCCGCCTGGCGGAAGCCGTGTCCCAGCTTCCGGTGGGGCCGGGGGATGAGCCCGGCGTGGCCCAAGGCCCCCTGATCGACGCCCTGGCCCTGGATAAGGTGGAGCGGCTGGTGGCGGACGCCACGGCCAAGGGGGCCCGGGTACTCACCGGTGGCGCCCGTCACCCCCGGGGTGGTACCTTCTACCAGCCCACGGTGCTGACCCAGGTGGGGCCGGGCATGGGGGTGGCCCGGGAAGAAATTTTTGGCCCGGTGGCGCCCCTGTTCCGTTTCCATACCGAGGCGGAAGCCATTGCCCTGGCTAATGCCACGGAATACGGTCTAGCCGCCTATTTCTACAGTCGGGACCTGGGCCGGGCTTTCCGGGTCGGGGAGGCCCTGGAATATGGCATGGTGGGCATTAACACCGGCCTGATTTCCAACGAGGTGGCCCCCTTCGGCGGCATCAAGCAATCCGGCCTGGGCCGGGAAGGTTCCCGCTACGGCCTGGAGGAATACTTGGAGGTGAAGTACCTCTGCCTGGGGGTGTAG
- a CDS encoding dienelactone hydrolase family protein, which yields MTAPQRPDFTRREFLGATLGAGFALAVQPVCAQTRIVTPELGLATGESLIPAADRAIPAYWARPEGQGPFPTLLVVSEIFAVHEYIRDICRRLAHQGYLAVAPELFVRQGDPRQLGSIPQIMEDIIARVPDEQVQSDLDATAAWAPQQGGDPERLGITGFCWGGRQVWLYAARNPKLKAGVAWYGRLEGAASPLTPTYPRQVADQLNAPVLGLYGGADPSIPPDTVASMVEALAASSNPASQASHIEVYPEAPHAFHADYRPSYRPQAAADGWQRMLAWFRAQGL from the coding sequence ATGACCGCCCCCCAACGCCCGGACTTTACCCGCCGGGAATTTCTCGGTGCCACCCTGGGCGCCGGTTTCGCTTTGGCCGTCCAGCCGGTCTGCGCCCAAACCCGCATCGTCACCCCGGAACTGGGGCTGGCCACGGGGGAAAGCCTGATCCCGGCCGCCGATCGGGCCATTCCGGCCTATTGGGCCCGGCCCGAGGGGCAAGGCCCCTTCCCCACCCTGCTGGTGGTTTCGGAAATATTCGCGGTCCATGAGTACATCCGGGACATCTGCCGCCGCCTGGCCCACCAGGGCTATCTGGCAGTGGCCCCCGAATTGTTCGTGCGCCAGGGAGACCCCCGTCAGCTGGGGTCCATTCCCCAGATCATGGAGGACATCATCGCCCGAGTGCCGGATGAGCAAGTACAGAGCGATCTGGACGCCACCGCTGCCTGGGCGCCCCAGCAGGGCGGTGACCCGGAACGGCTGGGTATCACGGGTTTTTGCTGGGGTGGCCGGCAGGTATGGCTGTACGCCGCCCGCAACCCCAAGCTCAAGGCCGGGGTTGCCTGGTATGGCCGTCTGGAAGGGGCCGCCAGCCCCCTCACCCCCACCTACCCCCGGCAGGTGGCGGATCAGCTAAATGCACCGGTGCTGGGCCTCTACGGCGGCGCCGACCCGAGTATTCCCCCGGACACGGTGGCCTCCATGGTGGAAGCCCTGGCCGCCAGTTCCAATCCGGCCAGCCAAGCTTCCCACATTGAGGTCTATCCGGAAGCCCCCCACGCCTTCCACGCGGACTACCGGCCCAGCTATCGCCCCCAAGCGGCGGCGGACGGCTGGCAGCGGATGTTGGCCTGGTTCCGGGCTCAGGGTCTGTAA
- the ggt gene encoding gamma-glutamyltransferase, giving the protein MPKMKWLGSVMALSIMALGSSAYAEKSPGKYCETASRCMDPMVTNGAVTSPNYLASQAGLEVLRKGGNAIDAAIAVASTMTVVYPQMTTLGGDNFWIIYNAKTKEVRALNASGRSGSKATIDFYTSKGYQKIPSRGYLSANTVPGAVSGWDAAYRYGQQSMKKGMSWNSLFGNAINYAQNGFAVSTSLARWEAINVDPSDKEFRDLQRFDGFRQTYLKPDGSAYKTGEVLKLPELAATLKTVAKGGADAFYRGPIAKKIVAEIEANGGVLTLDDFAKHQANWVKPLSVNYRGYTAWNLPPNTQGMSSLGILNVLNNFDLKSMGEGSADYYHTVVEATKQVFADRDKWLTDPDFVKIPVDELLSVEHGKAQAARIQMDKAQTNVKPLDPKGDTVWIGVVDKDGNAVSLIQSIYFDFGSAIVPKGTGVLMQNRGSFFSLDKNHVNHLEPHKRTFHTLNAALLTKDGKAFMVYGTMGGEGQPQTQAAIATRVVDFGMTPQDAVAAPRWLHGRTWGAASNDLKIEGRVSKEVVEELAKRGQPVKVVDDYTDTMGHAGAIMIDPVTNVRWVATDPRGDGAAVGY; this is encoded by the coding sequence ATGCCGAAAATGAAATGGCTGGGCTCCGTCATGGCCCTGTCCATTATGGCCCTGGGGTCTTCCGCCTATGCGGAAAAGTCTCCGGGCAAATACTGTGAAACCGCCTCCCGTTGTATGGACCCCATGGTCACCAACGGGGCCGTCACTTCCCCCAACTACCTGGCGTCCCAGGCCGGTCTGGAGGTGCTGCGCAAAGGGGGCAACGCCATTGATGCCGCCATTGCGGTGGCTTCCACCATGACCGTGGTTTATCCCCAGATGACCACCCTGGGCGGGGATAATTTCTGGATTATCTATAACGCCAAAACCAAGGAAGTGCGGGCCCTGAACGCCAGTGGCCGGTCCGGCAGCAAGGCCACCATCGACTTCTATACCAGCAAGGGTTACCAGAAAATCCCGTCCCGGGGTTATCTCTCCGCCAATACGGTGCCGGGCGCCGTCTCCGGCTGGGATGCGGCCTATCGTTATGGCCAGCAATCCATGAAAAAGGGTATGTCCTGGAACAGCCTATTCGGCAATGCCATTAACTATGCCCAAAACGGCTTTGCCGTATCCACCTCCCTGGCCCGTTGGGAAGCCATTAACGTGGATCCGTCGGATAAGGAATTCCGGGATCTGCAACGCTTCGACGGCTTCCGCCAGACCTATCTAAAACCGGACGGTTCCGCCTATAAAACCGGGGAAGTGCTGAAGTTGCCCGAACTGGCTGCCACCCTGAAAACCGTGGCCAAGGGCGGGGCGGACGCCTTCTACCGGGGCCCCATCGCCAAGAAAATCGTGGCGGAAATCGAGGCCAACGGGGGCGTGCTGACCCTGGATGACTTTGCCAAGCACCAGGCCAACTGGGTCAAGCCCCTGTCGGTCAATTACCGGGGCTATACCGCCTGGAATCTGCCCCCCAACACCCAGGGCATGTCTTCCCTGGGCATCCTGAACGTGCTCAATAATTTCGATCTGAAGAGCATGGGGGAAGGTTCGGCGGACTACTACCACACCGTGGTGGAAGCCACCAAACAGGTCTTCGCGGATCGGGACAAATGGCTGACGGACCCGGATTTCGTCAAGATTCCGGTGGATGAGCTGCTCTCCGTGGAACACGGCAAGGCCCAGGCCGCCCGTATTCAGATGGACAAGGCCCAGACCAATGTGAAGCCCCTGGATCCCAAGGGCGACACGGTTTGGATCGGGGTGGTGGATAAGGACGGCAACGCCGTGTCCCTGATCCAAAGCATCTACTTCGACTTCGGCTCCGCCATTGTACCCAAGGGGACCGGGGTACTGATGCAGAACCGGGGCAGCTTCTTCTCCCTGGATAAGAACCACGTCAATCACCTGGAACCCCACAAGCGTACCTTCCACACCCTGAACGCTGCCCTGCTGACCAAGGACGGCAAGGCCTTCATGGTGTACGGCACCATGGGCGGCGAAGGCCAACCCCAAACCCAGGCGGCTATCGCAACCCGGGTGGTGGATTTCGGCATGACGCCCCAGGACGCGGTGGCCGCGCCCCGTTGGCTCCATGGCCGGACCTGGGGGGCTGCCTCCAACGATCTGAAGATCGAAGGCCGGGTGTCTAAGGAAGTGGTGGAAGAACTGGCCAAGCGGGGTCAGCCCGTCAAAGTGGTGGATGACTACACCGACACCATGGGCCACGCGGGAGCGATCATGATCGACCCGGTGACCAATGTGCGCTGGGTCGCCACCGACCCCCGGGGTGACGGCGCTGCCGTAGGCTACTAA